The genomic stretch ATATATCTGCGGCGTGGGACGTATGCCCACTCCTGGTAAACCGTACGAGGGGTCTTCACCTGCTGCTGCAATGATTGTCAACTGTGCCGCGCCGTATATGTCGCTCATTTGGCGTATCTGTGAATTTTGATCTCGGGAATCGGACTGATTAATACACTGTGGTAGTCAGACAAGAGCCAGAACTTCTAGATATCTACAAACGTACGGAGCGGTCAACCCAGAGATAGTCATAGCCTAAGGCCAACGTGACAGTGATACTGTCTTTAATGGTTGCAGGTGCATCTTCCAATCGCAGGGAGCTCTGTTCTGATCCCCAGACGTATGAAAGTGCTACAAATCGGCAGTTCGATGGCATCTAAACGATCCTGCACTTGTCGCAATCGATGACCCTAACGTCACTCAGGTGAGCTTGGGCGGGTCTACAGCAATCGACGTGCTGATTTTCGCATTCGTGGATATATTCTCGATAGAGAGCGATATCCAGCTTCTCCCTCGTTAGATGCTTGAGTCTTGACCTGCCTTTCTCACTAAGTGTATTGACGGCTACCAATATGGGCGAGTGTCTGTCAATGTATATATTTCTACTGTCGGGCTATATAGTCCTGGTAGTTTCCGTGCCACCGAAGCATTTTAGATCCATATCTTTGTCGTAAATACGACATCTTGATGTAACATTGGCCAGAAACCGACAGATCTTGCAGTCCGGTGTTTTTGCAATGGCGATACGATATCTAGTAGAGGGCTCCCTGTCAAAGATCGTGTTCCAGGTCTCGAAGCAGTATTGACAGATGTCGCCAGCTCCCTCAACTCTTTCATATCTAGTGACGTCGTTCGTTGAAGTTTCCATTGTAAAATAGGTGAAATTCCAGTGAATCTGTTAGTACCTAGTAAAAAGCTCGAATGGTTGACTTTGATGTCAGTGTTGTGAGTGACAAGAGGAAGAAAAGTCGGGCTAAAGATAGGAGATGACAAAGCCCCAAGATCAAGATCAAGATCATCAAGCGCAGCTACCGTAATTCGCGTAGCTAATGGGCGCGATTGCTTGCAAGCACTCATATAACATTCGCTACTTTCCATCATGAAGTAGCCAGTCAGACGGTCTGATTTTGATATGAGCGGGGTAGTTACATATCTGAGTTCTGTGCGTCACAGTTGCAATTGCACAGCCCCGCCTTCTAATCCTATAACTAAGAGATACTTTACAGTAAAGCTAACACTATAATTTATCTAATCTTGTTTTATGTAACCAGATAAATTATAGCGACCTAGGTAAGTCTCTATTAGTTACCTACGTAGATCTCCGAACACACATAAACCTAGCAACCAACATAACCAATTTATTCATTCCCGCGCGTCTTCCTTGATCATGTAGCACATTCTCGCCGTGACTCCACCCAAAGCGCATGGTGCCTTGTGTCACTATAGTAATGCCGCCAGTCATGAATTAAACCAAATAATGAGCCCTGTTACATCATCAAGGCTAGTTATAGTTAGAAACTTCTGCGGAAGACGAATAAACATCAAACAAGAGGAACTGAGATCAAGAAGCAGAGCGCAATTGTAGAGGTTGGTATTCAGAGGACTTTATAGTAATACCCCGTTTCCCAACAACTgtccatcatcttcctcCAAGACAAACAATGTCGATCCATCAATACATGGGCTCACTCCTTTGAGCGAAAGCGACGAAGTTTGCGAGGCGGTTTAGGGACTGCTGCGTTCTATGCGATGTTGCTCTGGATAGCGGCCTCGAGTGCCTTGGGGTTGGCTCCCACAACCTCGGCGACCTTGTCACCGCCCTTGAAGAACAGGAATGTAGGCATGGCGCGGATGCCGAGCTCCTGCGCGACATCGGGGACTTCGTCGACGTCGATCTTGTAGAAGCGCGCGTTGGGGTAGGCCTCGGAGAACCTAGGAAAATGTCAAAACCTCCCGTCTTTTTTTGCTTCTCGGTATATTGTTGCAACCACTTACTTGACGACCTGGGGAGCGATCACTTTACAAGGGCCGCACCATGTCGCGAAGCAGTCGAGGACCATGAGTGTGTCGTGGTCGGCCATCGCTGCGTCGAAATCCGCCTTGCTATAATTTGCGCGTCAGCCAACGTCCAACAGATATGACGTCGTGCACGTCAGACGAGACGGGCCGGGGAGCAGACTCACCTCTGGAGGTTGTGTACGCCCTTCTTTTCTTCGCTCATTTTGGCGGTGTTGGTAAAGAACCTTTGGGTAAAAAGTGGTCGGTAGAGGTTTGCGGTCGAGGTGGGGTTAATGGAAGCTGTTTGCAGGCGCGCAGATGTAAGCAGTGTTCTGACAGTCCTAAAAGATGACGGCGCAAACATGGTATATGTAGATGAAGTGAGATAGCAGTGAGAAACGATTTCAAAGACTCGGGCTGATGGAACGGACTGGTCGCACACGCCATTGCCGATAACGACGCTGATGCGCGCGTATTTACCGGCAAACTCGTCACAGTGCCTATGCCGATCCAAGAGTAATCATGCCGAGCAGCATGATTAGGCAGCAAACAGGGACAGAGAAGAGCCACTTACAATGTAGGGAATTGAGGATATTTGGGATGGTTTGAAAGAGGGGCTTCTGCGAGTTTCCTGAGGTCTGGCGTTATACGCGGTGATAGCGGCGGATTACTGTACACATCAGGCCGTCGGCTGAAGGAGGGGCTTGCAGTGAATGACGTGCTTGGCCGACCGCCCGATTGCCCCACCAAGGGTCATGCCTTCCGTGTTAGTCATGGCAGCAACAACTCAAACACTCTTGCATGAATCGGGCAAGACACCTGAGGCCGCCATCAACCTCGCAAGTCTAAGAATACAGTGTAACAGCATAACGCACTTTCCGCAAATACCATTTGGTCCATTACATCCATCTGTTGTACCATCACCACGAGCATGCTGGAGGTGGAACAAATATTGTACAAAGCTTTCCATGCAGCTGATTTCAAATTACAATCTCCAAGAATAGAATCCCGGACGTAGCGTCCTCTCGAGGCCGGCCCCTAGTATTAGCCAGATCCCCCCATTTTTTGGTTCCAGATAAAAGTACAATACAATGTGGCAAGCCCAAGGACCAGGCCTACGGGGCCTGGCCAATCTATATGCTGCCAATAATCAAAACATTCAAACCAGATTCGCACTCCAGAAAGAGGGTATCGCAAAAGCCGCACCAGCAGCTTGTGGTATCACACCGAAAGTAATCCCATAATCAATATCAACGCCATGCTATGCTTCGAAATCCGCCTGTGAGTCCGATAGGGTATATAACTCCATCCGTGGGGTCGATCGGTCCAGGAACCGCATGCTGCCAGCCAGAAAACACAAGAGACAGGTAAGGAAATATGAATGAGTGACTAGAGTTGGACAAGAGTTGTGCAAGGAAATGTGGAATGAGCGACTGGGTACAAAGGAAAACAAAATGAGTGGCGCGGTCTGGCATGCATGCGTATTCCTGGAACCAATCAGTCTTTCACGGATCGATGCCTTACTCCTAATCAGAATTTGTTGTTTGAGCCACCTTGCACGGGTGAGCTGGTGCGCTTCTGGATGTCCAAGAGCCTCGCGGAACCAGCGCTGAGGTGCCTGACGTGGCCCTTTCCAAGATCGACGCTTTTGGCACGCTGCAACATGCCGGGATCCGTGTCGGATGTTGGGGACGTGGGTGACTCTGATTCGATGTCGACAACCTTTGAAGAGCGATCGAGTTCATCGGTGAACATGCTGAGTAGACCTTCAGCAGACTTGATGCGGGGTCGTCGGTGGATAATTGTAGGCTGGCGACCGACGCTGCTCTTCACATACTGCTCTCCGTTGGATGGTGTGTCTACAGCTGCAGGATCCCTCTCCTCATCGGATTCAGCAGCAGTGTCGAGCCTCATCAATGTGCTAGAAGCTTTTCGACCGCGGTCGTCACTGCCGTAGGGAGATCGGCCCCGTTGGTCTGGCCGGTTTGTCAGTTTGTTGAAGTATTCGTCGTCGGCCATTCCAAGCTCCTCGTATGAAGCATTGAAGTCGTCGGTTCGCTGAACCGAAGATGTCAAGCTGGAGCGCATTTGCGATCGCTTCGGGGGtcttccagaaagccaaGAGGCTTCCGAGTCGACGGAAGCAAGCGAGCGTGACATGGCGTTGACGGGTGCGCCCGGGCTGACAGGAGAATCAGACCGATCTCCAGAAAGGGAACCCAGGCGGAGATCCGACGGCTGTTCCCTGAGTCGGCGAGCAGCGATGGCGCTTCTCGGCTGGGCTTCTGGCGATTGCACGCGTGAATCCGGAGGAGACAGAGGGAACTCTGGGAGATCTTCCCGGAACTTTGACATTGTTCGTCGAGGTACGCTGGAAGGCCTTTGGATCTGGATCGGTTTGCTGGCAGGGACGTTGCCTACCAGATGAGCTGGAAGTGGCTGGCGAGACATGGACTCTCGCGAAGTGTTTGAGAAGGAGTGTTCTGATGGCGCGGGTGCCTGGTCGCGCTTTCCCCTTCGGAAAAGTGACGCAAACACGCCCATGCGCTTGCCCTCTGAGCTGCGTCTGCGGGTCGAGGAGCCCTGCTTGGAAGTGGCAAAGGTGTCGGCAGTATCCACAGGATGCAGCGAGCCACTTCTAGTGGGATCATGTGCTTGTTCGATAGATCCGACAGGTGTGTCATGTGCAACTTGTTTGGAGATGAGCTCCGGGAGAATGGAGGCATTGGATGGCTCGCGAGTGTGTACTTGGGCCGAGACGCTGCCTCGCGAGTAGCGGATAGCCCGAGCATCGGATACAACTGGCTCATCAACAGGGCTGTCCAATGGGGTGGGCAGTTGGTTGTTGTCGTTCGTACGAGGCGTGACGGGCATGTCCAGCCGCTGCGAACGCTGCGGCGTCGATGGACGAACATCCTCCATGGACATAGATGCGTCCTTGTCAATGCCCAAGCCAACAATGCCCGTACCCTCCTTGCGGGGAGTACCGGGGGTGCCTCTAGCTTCTGCAGCATTTTGCTTTTCAGCACGTCGTTCAAGTCGTCGTCGCAGCCGCTCCTGGTCGGCCTtggccttcttctccctccGCCTCTTGTCTCGTTCGAGGATATCGCGTAGTGCTCCGGCATCGAGGTCGTCGGCAAGGTCATCGATCCGGCTCGTTCGCTTGCTCGCTCGCTCGTCTTCGCTGCTGATGGGCCGTCGCCGCATGGTCGACTTCTCGCTGTACGTGTTGGGCGACATGCGGTCGCCGGCATGGTAGTTTGATCCGACAGATATGCGGATAGTCGGTCGGGGTGAGAACATGTCGAGTGCACTCACCCTGAACTCGCGGTTTTCGGAGCTCCCTGACATGGAGGAATGGATGGAGTCGGCGAGGGGGAGGGAGACATTGGACGTGGGACGCTCGAAGCGGTGGTTCAGGGCGCCCTTGACCTTCTTGCTGTCTCTGCGTAGCATGCCTCCCGAGCTTGCAGCGGGGCGTTTCTGTGGCATTGGTAGTGTCATGGTGCGGAT from Pyrenophora tritici-repentis strain M4 chromosome 1, whole genome shotgun sequence encodes the following:
- a CDS encoding HET domain containing protein, whose product is MPSNCRFVALSYVWGSEQSSLRLEDAPATIKDSITVTLALGYDYLWVDRSCINQSDSRDQNSQIRQMSDIYGAAQLTIIAAAGEDPSYGLPGVGIRPTPQIYHFENINQIYLVTQPEIGPSAPSIEASTSRWHSRAWTFQECFSSRRRLFFTDTAVFFICNSGVGRELIDPIWNVRGAL
- a CDS encoding thioredoxin, which translates into the protein MSEEKKGVHNLQSKADFDAAMADHDTLMVLDCFATWCGPCKVIAPQVVKFSEAYPNARFYKIDVDEVPDVAQELGIRAMPTFLFFKGGDKVAEVVGANPKALEAAIQSNIA